The following proteins are co-located in the Chryseobacterium daecheongense genome:
- a CDS encoding LysE family transporter, which produces MFELVLSAVILGFMLSLVFIGPIFFLLIETSFSRGPRHALALDLGVITADLLCIVAAYYASADLVNLIDKHPGFYRITSILIFVYGVVMLVTKTKMHMPGEERIIGQNYFKTFINGFFFNLLNVGVILFWLVTVISVRNQYPDISNFILYIGIVIGTYLCIDLAKIFLAKQFHDRLTQKLANKIRRIVGGILIIFSFFIFLQSFKKFNQFDKRLEEAEKKEVKYQKSK; this is translated from the coding sequence ATGTTTGAACTTGTACTTTCTGCTGTCATATTAGGATTCATGTTAAGCCTGGTTTTCATAGGACCTATTTTTTTCCTTTTAATTGAAACCAGCTTCTCAAGAGGTCCCAGACATGCTTTAGCGCTTGATCTTGGTGTAATTACGGCAGATTTGCTTTGCATTGTGGCCGCCTATTATGCGAGTGCGGATCTTGTGAACCTGATTGATAAGCACCCTGGATTTTACAGGATTACATCCATTCTTATTTTTGTATATGGGGTTGTTATGCTGGTTACCAAAACCAAGATGCATATGCCCGGTGAAGAAAGAATCATTGGTCAAAATTATTTTAAGACTTTTATTAATGGTTTTTTCTTCAATCTTTTAAATGTAGGTGTTATTCTTTTCTGGTTGGTTACTGTTATTTCGGTAAGAAACCAGTACCCTGACATCAGTAATTTTATTCTTTATATAGGGATTGTAATAGGCACCTATTTATGCATTGATCTTGCTAAAATTTTCCTTGCCAAACAATTCCATGACAGGCTTACTCAAAAGCTGGCCAATAAGATCAGAAGAATCGTAGGTGGAATTCTTATTATTTTCAGTTTTTTCATCTTTTTACAGAGCTTTAAAAAATTTAATCAGTTTGATAAACGTCTGGAAGAAGCAGAGAAAAAAGAAGTCAAATATCAAAAATCAAAATGA
- the rnr gene encoding ribonuclease R, producing the protein MPKKRKYISQKNDHKLMEIGRLILRFMNENSSKIYNYKQIADGIDYKNPRQRELVIQALHKLQASEKIKETDKGKYIINLKIAGTLTGVIDFNQSGNAYVNVEGMTDDIFIHSKNVKDALQGDKVLIVTYTYKGKKLEGSVLEVLERTRTEFVGTLQVVSHKDFGFVVCDKKTINTDIFIPKGKFGGAEDGDKVVVKMTEWKPGDKNPEGEIIKVLGSPGEHETEIHSILAEYGLPYEFPEEVEQDADKINREITDDEVAKRRDMRGICTFTIDPKDAKDFDDALSIQKLKNGNWEIGVHIADVSHYVVPGTILDDEAYQRATSVYLVDRVVPMLPEVLSNDVCSLRPNEDKYTFSAVFELNDNAEIQKQWFGRTVIHSDRRFTYEEAQERIETQQGDLAEEILVLDKLAKIMREGRIKNGAITFDRSEVRFNLNENNEPIGVYFKISKDSNHLIEEFMLLANKKVSEFVSLTNKGGMTNNTFIYRVHDDPDPAKLEALRDFVSTFGYQMNLANTKKVAESLNKLLYDVKGKGEENMIETLAMRSMSKAVYSTEPIGHYGLGFEYYSHFTSPIRRYPDLLAHRLLQHYLDGGKSPDRAELEEKAKHCSAMERLAADAERDSIKFMQVKFMEKHLGENFKGVISGVAEFGFWVEIPENGAEGLIKLRDLVDDSYVYDKTTHAVYGSRTGKKYQLGDEVHIKVVKANLIQKQLDFKIVD; encoded by the coding sequence ATGCCAAAAAAAAGAAAATATATAAGTCAAAAAAATGACCATAAATTAATGGAGATCGGTAGATTGATCCTGAGATTTATGAACGAAAATTCATCAAAGATCTATAACTATAAGCAGATCGCTGATGGAATTGATTACAAAAACCCAAGACAAAGGGAACTTGTGATCCAGGCTTTGCACAAGCTGCAGGCTTCTGAAAAAATAAAAGAGACTGATAAAGGAAAATACATTATCAATTTAAAAATCGCCGGAACACTTACCGGTGTGATTGATTTTAACCAATCCGGCAACGCCTACGTAAATGTGGAAGGAATGACAGATGATATTTTTATCCATTCAAAAAATGTGAAGGATGCTTTACAGGGGGATAAAGTACTGATTGTTACTTACACTTACAAAGGGAAAAAATTAGAAGGTTCTGTTCTTGAAGTTCTGGAAAGAACACGTACAGAATTTGTGGGGACCCTACAGGTGGTAAGCCATAAGGATTTCGGATTTGTAGTTTGTGATAAAAAGACGATCAATACAGATATATTTATACCGAAAGGAAAATTTGGAGGTGCTGAAGATGGTGACAAGGTTGTTGTGAAAATGACCGAATGGAAACCAGGAGATAAAAATCCCGAAGGGGAAATTATTAAGGTTTTAGGTTCTCCTGGAGAACATGAAACTGAGATCCACTCTATTCTTGCAGAATACGGCTTACCTTATGAATTTCCTGAAGAAGTAGAACAGGATGCAGATAAGATTAACAGAGAGATTACAGATGATGAAGTTGCAAAACGTCGTGATATGCGTGGGATCTGTACTTTTACCATAGACCCTAAAGATGCAAAGGATTTTGATGATGCGTTATCCATCCAGAAACTAAAGAATGGTAACTGGGAAATCGGTGTCCATATTGCGGATGTTTCCCATTATGTAGTTCCCGGAACTATTTTAGATGACGAAGCTTATCAGAGAGCAACCTCTGTTTATCTGGTGGATCGTGTGGTTCCGATGCTTCCTGAAGTTTTAAGTAATGATGTATGTTCACTTCGTCCGAATGAGGATAAATATACATTCTCTGCGGTTTTCGAATTGAATGATAATGCTGAGATTCAGAAACAATGGTTTGGAAGAACAGTTATTCATTCCGACAGAAGATTTACCTATGAAGAAGCTCAGGAACGTATTGAAACACAGCAGGGAGATCTTGCTGAAGAGATTCTGGTACTGGATAAGCTGGCAAAAATTATGCGTGAAGGACGTATTAAAAACGGTGCAATTACTTTTGACAGAAGTGAAGTACGATTTAATCTTAATGAAAACAATGAACCCATCGGCGTTTATTTTAAGATAAGCAAGGATTCAAATCACCTGATTGAAGAATTCATGCTTTTGGCCAATAAAAAAGTTTCTGAATTTGTTTCTTTAACGAATAAAGGAGGAATGACCAATAATACCTTTATATATAGGGTTCACGATGATCCGGATCCGGCAAAACTGGAAGCATTAAGAGATTTTGTTTCCACATTCGGATATCAGATGAATCTTGCCAATACGAAGAAAGTAGCTGAATCCCTGAATAAGCTATTGTACGATGTAAAAGGGAAAGGAGAAGAAAATATGATCGAAACGCTAGCTATGCGAAGTATGAGCAAGGCAGTCTACTCTACTGAACCTATTGGACATTACGGTTTAGGATTTGAGTACTATTCCCACTTTACTTCTCCGATCCGTCGTTATCCCGATTTACTTGCACATCGTTTACTCCAGCATTATCTGGATGGTGGAAAATCTCCGGACAGAGCTGAATTGGAAGAAAAAGCAAAACACTGCAGTGCCATGGAAAGACTGGCAGCAGATGCTGAAAGAGATTCTATTAAGTTTATGCAGGTGAAATTCATGGAGAAACATCTTGGAGAAAACTTCAAGGGAGTGATTTCCGGAGTTGCGGAATTCGGATTCTGGGTAGAAATTCCTGAAAATGGAGCTGAAGGACTTATTAAACTAAGGGATCTTGTAGATGATTCCTATGTGTATGATAAGACAACCCATGCTGTTTATGGTTCACGAACAGGTAAAAAATATCAGTTGGGAGATGAAGTTCACATCAAAGTAGTGAAAGCTAATCTGATTCAGAAACAACTGGATTTCAAGATTGTTGATTAA
- the rpiB gene encoding ribose 5-phosphate isomerase B has product MKRKIAIAADHAGFEYKEIVKNYFSEQFDIQDFGTFSTDSVDYPDFVHPAATSVENGENELGILICGSGNGVQITANKHQKIRCALCWMPEIATLARQHNDANMISMPARFISKELAIEIVEKFLSTNFEGGRHQTRVDKIAVC; this is encoded by the coding sequence ATGAAAAGAAAAATTGCGATCGCAGCCGATCATGCAGGCTTTGAATATAAGGAGATTGTTAAAAACTATTTTTCAGAACAATTTGATATTCAGGATTTTGGAACGTTTTCCACAGACAGTGTGGATTATCCTGACTTTGTACACCCTGCAGCAACTTCCGTAGAAAATGGGGAAAACGAATTAGGAATTCTGATCTGTGGAAGTGGAAATGGTGTACAGATCACTGCTAACAAGCATCAGAAGATCCGTTGTGCTCTTTGTTGGATGCCGGAGATTGCAACGTTGGCAAGACAACATAATGATGCCAATATGATTTCAATGCCTGCAAGATTTATCTCAAAAGAACTGGCGATAGAAATTGTAGAAAAATTTCTCTCTACTAATTTTGAAGGTGGCAGACACCAGACAAGAGTTGATAAAATAGCAGTTTGCTAA
- a CDS encoding phosphoglycerate kinase produces MKTVNDFNFKDKKALVRVDFNVPQDDQLKVTDNTRIAAVKPTIDKILNDGGSVILMTHLGRPKGEVKDEFSLKHILEEVSNVLGKEVKFVEESVGPKAEQAASELKPGEILLLENLRFHNEEEKGDEGFAEQLSKLGDAYVNDAFGTAHRAHASTAVIAKFFDSTKFFGLLMANELTAIDKVLKNGERPVTAILGGSKVSTKITIIENILPAIDNLIIGGGMAFTFIKALGGKIGNSLVEEDKLPLALEILAKAKDHHVKVYLPSDTIIAESFNNDADRKEVDIYAIPEGWMGLDAGSKSRDQFNDVLLNSRTILWNGPIGVFEMSNFAAGTIALGDSIAEATKLGAFSLVGGGDSVAFVKQFGYGNKVSYVSTGGGAMLESLEGLELPGIAAINK; encoded by the coding sequence ATGAAAACAGTGAATGATTTCAATTTTAAAGACAAAAAGGCTTTAGTAAGGGTGGATTTTAATGTTCCGCAAGATGATCAGCTTAAAGTTACGGATAATACAAGAATTGCTGCGGTTAAACCAACTATTGATAAAATTCTTAATGATGGAGGATCTGTGATTTTAATGACTCACCTGGGAAGACCTAAAGGAGAGGTGAAAGACGAGTTTTCATTAAAGCATATTCTTGAGGAAGTATCCAATGTTTTAGGAAAAGAGGTAAAATTCGTAGAAGAATCTGTAGGACCAAAAGCTGAGCAGGCTGCTTCCGAGCTTAAACCTGGTGAAATTTTATTATTGGAGAATCTTAGATTTCATAATGAAGAAGAGAAAGGAGATGAAGGCTTTGCCGAGCAGCTTTCTAAATTAGGAGATGCCTATGTGAATGATGCATTTGGTACTGCACACCGTGCACATGCTTCTACAGCGGTAATCGCTAAGTTTTTTGATTCAACTAAATTTTTCGGTTTACTGATGGCTAATGAGCTTACAGCTATTGATAAAGTTTTAAAGAATGGTGAAAGGCCTGTAACTGCGATACTTGGAGGATCAAAGGTTTCAACTAAAATTACCATTATAGAAAATATTCTACCTGCCATTGATAATTTAATTATTGGTGGTGGAATGGCATTTACATTTATTAAAGCTCTTGGAGGTAAAATAGGTAATTCCTTGGTGGAAGAGGACAAGTTACCTTTAGCACTGGAAATTTTGGCTAAAGCAAAAGACCATCATGTGAAAGTTTATCTGCCATCTGATACGATCATTGCAGAAAGTTTTAATAATGATGCTGATAGGAAGGAAGTAGATATATATGCTATTCCTGAAGGATGGATGGGATTGGATGCAGGTTCAAAATCAAGAGATCAGTTTAATGACGTTCTATTGAATTCAAGAACTATTTTATGGAATGGTCCTATCGGAGTATTTGAAATGTCAAATTTCGCTGCCGGAACTATTGCACTTGGAGACAGTATAGCTGAGGCAACAAAGCTGGGGGCTTTTTCCTTAGTAGGAGGAGGTGACAGTGTTGCTTTTGTTAAGCAATTTGGTTACGGAAATAAAGTGAGCTATGTATCTACCGGTGGGGGAGCGATGCTTGAAAGTCTTGAAGGACTGGAACTTCCTGGTATTGCTGCGATCAATAAATAA
- a CDS encoding C1 family peptidase: MKNFKLVMIAIGMLSITACEKRDEDLNTQSSEKQQLHSLGAKLIDQTTYNNFAKVNINELTLRLKGKTEKAAKNALASSYLIPGLPAIGDQGAEGSCVAWATAYTTASGLESNFKGVTAKRSPEYVYNQIKLGSCDAGAYVSDGLNLIKNQGVCSWAEMPYTDTGCSTQPNSSQKNAASTHKFTTWATVDKTDISNVKTLLSMNLPIVIAVTVDYSFDHLSSSNGWIWKSHSGSSRGGHAIAVIGYDDAKQAFKVQNQWGTNWGNNGYFWIDYSFFAKTTNGAINECYVAYVQ, from the coding sequence ATGAAAAATTTTAAACTCGTAATGATAGCAATAGGAATGCTATCCATTACAGCATGCGAAAAAAGAGACGAAGATTTAAACACGCAATCTTCAGAAAAACAGCAACTTCACTCATTGGGAGCAAAGCTGATTGATCAAACTACTTACAACAATTTCGCTAAAGTAAACATCAATGAGCTAACCTTAAGACTAAAGGGTAAGACCGAAAAAGCAGCAAAAAATGCACTTGCTTCAAGTTATTTAATTCCCGGTCTTCCAGCAATTGGAGACCAGGGAGCAGAAGGTTCTTGTGTTGCCTGGGCAACAGCTTATACCACAGCTAGTGGTCTGGAATCTAATTTCAAAGGAGTTACTGCCAAAAGAAGCCCCGAGTACGTTTATAATCAAATCAAGCTCGGATCTTGTGATGCAGGTGCTTATGTAAGTGATGGATTAAATCTGATTAAAAATCAGGGTGTTTGCAGTTGGGCGGAAATGCCTTATACAGATACAGGATGTTCTACTCAGCCAAATTCCTCACAGAAAAATGCCGCAAGCACTCACAAATTTACCACCTGGGCAACGGTTGATAAAACAGATATCAGTAATGTAAAAACACTTCTAAGCATGAATTTACCCATAGTTATCGCAGTAACAGTAGATTACAGCTTTGATCATTTAAGTTCATCTAACGGATGGATCTGGAAGTCACATTCAGGTAGCAGCAGAGGTGGCCACGCCATTGCGGTAATAGGATATGATGATGCCAAACAGGCATTTAAAGTACAAAACCAATGGGGAACAAATTGGGGGAACAATGGATATTTCTGGATCGATTATTCATTCTTTGCCAAAACAACTAATGGTGCGATTAACGAATGTTACGTAGCATATGTTCAATAA
- a CDS encoding class I SAM-dependent methyltransferase produces the protein MKIKDHFLTQEIFEIKETETKGVFKTSPIPSNISKYYESEDYISHHQDSGSLKEKVYKFLQSFNLQYKKTILIDRINKNSKVLDYGCGAGEFVKFIENDFQTFGYEPNPDARKAAQSKVTKAKIIDNITSLEDNSLDAITLWHVFEHIENQSEILEIFHNKLKEKGLLIIAVPNPTSYDAKHYKEYWAAYDVPRHIFHFSKKGMENLISKNPDWKLRKIKPLVLDSYYISMLSEKYKKSPLFWLKAIIYGTISNVNAIFSNEFSSLIYIIEKR, from the coding sequence ATGAAAATTAAAGATCACTTTCTGACTCAGGAAATATTTGAAATTAAAGAAACAGAAACTAAAGGAGTTTTCAAAACCTCCCCTATTCCATCCAACATTTCAAAATACTACGAAAGCGAGGATTACATTTCACATCATCAGGATTCAGGAAGCCTAAAAGAAAAAGTATATAAATTCCTTCAGTCTTTCAATCTTCAGTATAAGAAAACAATTCTCATAGATCGTATTAATAAGAATTCAAAAGTTCTGGATTATGGTTGTGGCGCCGGAGAATTTGTAAAATTTATAGAAAATGATTTTCAGACGTTTGGATATGAACCTAATCCAGATGCAAGAAAAGCTGCCCAGAGCAAAGTAACAAAAGCTAAAATAATAGATAACATTACTTCCTTAGAAGATAATAGTCTTGATGCAATTACATTATGGCATGTTTTTGAACATATTGAAAATCAGTCAGAGATCCTGGAAATCTTTCATAATAAATTAAAAGAAAAAGGACTTCTGATCATTGCCGTACCCAACCCTACTTCGTATGATGCAAAACACTACAAAGAATATTGGGCTGCTTATGACGTTCCAAGACATATCTTTCATTTTTCAAAAAAAGGGATGGAAAATTTAATATCAAAAAATCCAGATTGGAAATTAAGAAAAATCAAACCGCTTGTCCTGGATTCATATTACATCTCAATGCTAAGCGAAAAATATAAAAAATCACCACTTTTTTGGCTAAAAGCTATCATCTACGGAACGATTTCTAACGTAAACGCCATTTTTTCGAACGAATTTTCAAGTTTGATATACATTATCGAAAAAAGATAG
- the mnmG gene encoding tRNA uridine-5-carboxymethylaminomethyl(34) synthesis enzyme MnmG — MISEIYDVIVVGAGHAGCEAAAAAANLGSKTLLVTMNMQTIGQMSCNPAMGGIAKGQIVREIDAMGGYSGIVADKSAIQFKMLNLSKGPAMWSPRTQNDRMLFAEEWRLALENTPNLDFFQDMVKQLIIENNQVVGVVTSLGISIKAKSVVLTNGTFLNGLIHVGDKQLGGGRMGEPRAFGITEQLVSLGFEAGRMKTGTPPRVDGRSLDYSKMEEQKGDEKPQKFSYLDTPKLTKQLSCHIVYTNETVHDILREGFDRSPMFNGTIQSLGPRYCPSIEDKINRFAERTRHQLFVEPEGWRTVEIYVNGFSSSLPEDVQIKAMKHIPGFENVKVFRPGYAIEYDYFPPTQLKHTLETKLIDNLYFAGQINGTTGYEEAAGQGLMAGINAHNKVHGKEEFILNRDEAYIGVLIDDLITKGTEEPYRMFTSRAEYRLLLRQDNADIRLTEKAYQLGLAKEERLRKVEQKIAKSEELETFLRETSLKPGIINPILESEESNPVDQAYRASQFLTRPNITLEKLENIDIIKEVASQFDDEVREQAEINIKYKGYIEKEKENVAKLNRLENIKIPEDFDYLKLSSLSSEAKQKMNNVRPKTIAQAGRISGVSPADINVLLVYLGR; from the coding sequence ATGATTTCAGAAATATATGACGTAATAGTAGTAGGTGCAGGCCATGCAGGTTGCGAAGCTGCAGCCGCAGCTGCAAACCTTGGATCAAAAACCCTACTCGTTACAATGAACATGCAGACCATTGGTCAAATGAGCTGTAACCCTGCTATGGGAGGAATAGCTAAAGGGCAGATCGTACGTGAGATTGATGCTATGGGAGGATATTCAGGAATTGTAGCTGACAAATCAGCCATACAATTTAAAATGCTGAACCTTTCAAAAGGTCCTGCGATGTGGTCACCCAGAACCCAGAACGATAGAATGCTTTTCGCTGAAGAATGGCGTTTAGCATTAGAAAATACACCCAATCTTGATTTCTTTCAGGATATGGTAAAGCAGCTTATTATCGAAAATAACCAGGTAGTTGGTGTGGTAACTTCTTTAGGAATTTCAATTAAAGCTAAATCTGTAGTCCTCACAAACGGTACTTTCCTTAATGGTTTGATCCACGTTGGCGATAAACAATTGGGAGGTGGAAGAATGGGAGAACCCAGAGCTTTTGGCATTACAGAACAATTGGTATCTTTAGGTTTTGAAGCCGGAAGAATGAAAACCGGTACTCCACCGAGAGTAGATGGAAGAAGCCTTGATTATTCCAAAATGGAAGAGCAAAAAGGAGATGAAAAGCCACAAAAGTTCAGTTACTTAGATACTCCGAAGTTAACCAAACAATTAAGTTGTCATATCGTTTACACCAACGAAACCGTACACGATATTCTACGCGAAGGTTTTGACAGAAGCCCTATGTTTAATGGTACCATTCAGAGTTTAGGTCCAAGATATTGCCCTAGTATTGAAGATAAAATCAACCGATTTGCTGAACGTACAAGACACCAGTTATTTGTAGAGCCAGAAGGCTGGAGAACAGTAGAAATATATGTAAACGGCTTTAGTTCTTCCTTACCGGAAGATGTACAAATCAAAGCTATGAAACATATTCCAGGATTCGAAAATGTAAAGGTTTTCCGTCCAGGCTATGCCATTGAATACGACTACTTCCCCCCTACCCAGTTAAAGCATACCTTAGAAACAAAACTAATTGATAATTTATATTTTGCCGGACAAATTAATGGTACTACAGGATATGAAGAAGCGGCCGGTCAAGGTTTAATGGCAGGTATTAATGCCCATAATAAAGTACACGGTAAAGAAGAATTTATTCTTAACAGGGATGAAGCATATATAGGAGTTTTAATTGATGATCTTATTACCAAAGGTACAGAGGAACCTTACAGAATGTTTACCTCACGTGCCGAATACAGACTCCTTTTAAGACAGGATAATGCGGATATCAGATTAACTGAAAAAGCGTATCAACTAGGACTTGCAAAAGAAGAAAGATTAAGAAAAGTTGAGCAAAAAATAGCTAAAAGTGAGGAACTTGAAACATTCTTGCGAGAAACTTCTTTAAAACCCGGAATCATCAATCCTATTCTAGAAAGTGAAGAAAGTAATCCTGTAGATCAAGCCTACAGAGCTTCTCAGTTTCTTACCAGACCTAATATTACATTAGAAAAGCTTGAAAATATTGATATCATTAAAGAAGTAGCCTCTCAATTTGACGATGAAGTAAGGGAACAGGCTGAAATTAATATCAAATACAAAGGATATATTGAAAAGGAAAAAGAAAATGTTGCAAAACTGAATCGTTTGGAAAACATTAAAATTCCTGAAGATTTTGATTATCTAAAACTCTCAAGCTTATCATCTGAGGCTAAACAAAAAATGAATAATGTAAGACCAAAAACAATTGCCCAAGCAGGAAGAATCAGTGGTGTATCCCCTGCTGATATCAACGTTTTACTGGTCTATTTAGGACGATAA
- the ybeY gene encoding rRNA maturation RNase YbeY: MIQFFYENLPESVNTDYTKWLEDIILSEGKKLGEINYIFCDDEYLLKINQDYLQHDYYTDIITFDYVKGKTISAEIFVSLQRISDNASTLSKNYEEELRRVLGHGILHLCGYKDKTEEEEKEMRSKEDFYLAKYIG, encoded by the coding sequence ATGATACAATTCTTTTACGAAAACTTACCGGAATCTGTGAACACAGATTATACAAAATGGCTGGAAGATATCATTCTTTCAGAAGGAAAAAAATTGGGTGAAATCAATTACATCTTTTGTGATGATGAATATTTACTTAAAATTAATCAGGATTATTTACAACATGATTACTATACAGACATCATCACTTTTGATTATGTTAAAGGCAAAACAATAAGCGCAGAGATTTTCGTATCTTTGCAGCGCATTTCAGATAATGCTTCTACCCTATCAAAAAATTATGAAGAAGAATTAAGAAGGGTTTTAGGACATGGCATCCTTCATCTTTGCGGATATAAGGACAAGACCGAAGAAGAAGAAAAAGAAATGCGAAGTAAAGAAGATTTCTATTTAGCTAAATACATTGGATAA
- a CDS encoding patatin-like phospholipase family protein yields MRKLLVLLFIFQLLLLQSQVRKGLVIPKNPRIGLSLAGGGAKGFSHVGVLKVLDSLGVKVDYVAGTSMGAIVGGLYASGYSGKEIEKIVMDTDFYSLIMDPKSRKESTFFNKSVDKYLLSIPIKHGKINLPSSISTGQKNVYLLKELFKNVSNIDDFSKLPIPFMCVATNLESGNMQIFEKGDLVESIMASSAFPSLMDPVKVGDSIYIDGAMTVNYPSKPLKDKGIDIVIGVDLNQDLSKREDLNNIIAILNQVIDMNIHKDTKRQYKYTDINIKPDLKGMSATSYDEKKKILDSGYVEGLKYVDILNQLPKRSFDRLRQRVNPIYSNVYKIDSISLIGSKIYGKNYALGKMGLHLPSMETYGSINKKIDRLVATNNYKFINYDIVSENNANYLKLYVTEDDARHFFKFGLHYDDVFKTGLLLNYSAKRLLFRNSNLSLDVIVGDQPRYYLNYFIDNGYIPGFGIYSSGMSIDLKDINNNVVDSWKWLRNEAYIQSVWKDKFAIGGGISHDYFSADMNGSNERVSRFLNPYVFIKSDTQNDKDFPSKGIYIAAEGKVVDLMKSELEKRIVQVKADIRINIPLAKQFTYRLNLYGGITIGENLPEFYKYKLGGIFEQNVVNFRSFAGFYFAQLSTNNVVLVSNDLQFKFNKNYFISGNFSFANLSNDITFENAAKLNYSSLGITAGYKSPFGQIKINFSHSLKNNQKGIFSVILGHWF; encoded by the coding sequence ATGAGAAAACTCCTGGTCCTCCTGTTCATATTCCAATTACTTTTGCTGCAATCGCAGGTAAGAAAAGGACTCGTGATTCCAAAAAATCCAAGGATAGGACTTTCACTTGCCGGCGGAGGAGCTAAAGGATTTTCTCATGTTGGAGTATTAAAGGTACTCGACTCCCTGGGAGTAAAAGTTGACTATGTTGCAGGAACCAGTATGGGAGCTATTGTTGGAGGACTATATGCTTCAGGATATTCCGGAAAAGAAATAGAAAAAATCGTTATGGATACCGATTTCTATTCTCTGATCATGGATCCTAAATCCAGAAAGGAAAGCACATTCTTTAATAAATCTGTTGACAAATATCTTCTTTCCATTCCCATTAAGCATGGTAAGATCAATCTCCCCTCTTCTATCAGTACTGGACAGAAAAATGTTTACCTGTTAAAGGAACTGTTTAAAAATGTTTCGAACATTGATGATTTCTCCAAATTACCAATTCCTTTTATGTGTGTTGCTACCAATCTGGAAAGTGGGAATATGCAGATTTTTGAAAAAGGTGATCTCGTAGAATCTATTATGGCAAGTTCCGCATTTCCGTCTTTAATGGATCCGGTAAAAGTTGGCGACAGTATTTACATAGATGGAGCTATGACTGTTAACTATCCATCAAAGCCATTAAAGGACAAAGGAATCGATATCGTTATTGGTGTGGACCTTAACCAGGACTTATCAAAAAGAGAAGATTTAAACAATATTATAGCCATTCTTAACCAGGTTATTGATATGAATATCCACAAGGATACAAAACGTCAGTACAAGTACACTGATATTAACATCAAACCGGACCTTAAAGGAATGTCCGCGACCAGCTATGATGAAAAGAAAAAAATCCTGGATAGCGGATATGTTGAAGGACTCAAATATGTTGATATACTGAATCAGTTACCCAAGCGTTCTTTTGACCGCCTCAGACAGCGCGTAAATCCAATTTATTCCAACGTATATAAGATTGACAGCATTTCTTTAATTGGAAGCAAAATTTACGGTAAAAACTATGCTCTGGGGAAAATGGGATTACACCTTCCCTCTATGGAAACTTACGGTAGCATTAACAAAAAAATAGACCGACTGGTAGCAACTAATAATTACAAGTTCATCAATTATGATATTGTATCGGAAAATAATGCCAATTATCTTAAATTGTATGTAACCGAAGACGATGCCAGACATTTTTTTAAATTCGGATTACACTATGATGATGTCTTCAAAACAGGATTGCTTCTAAACTATTCTGCAAAAAGACTCTTATTCAGAAATTCAAATCTGTCGCTTGACGTTATTGTGGGTGACCAGCCGAGGTATTATCTCAATTATTTCATTGATAACGGATACATTCCGGGATTCGGAATCTACTCTTCGGGAATGAGCATTGATCTTAAAGACATCAATAATAATGTTGTTGACAGCTGGAAATGGTTAAGAAATGAAGCCTATATCCAATCCGTATGGAAAGATAAGTTTGCAATCGGCGGCGGGATCAGCCACGATTATTTCAGTGCTGATATGAACGGATCAAATGAAAGAGTAAGCCGTTTCCTTAATCCCTATGTATTTATAAAAAGCGATACTCAAAACGATAAGGATTTTCCTTCAAAAGGAATTTATATAGCTGCTGAAGGAAAAGTGGTCGATCTGATGAAATCTGAACTTGAAAAAAGAATTGTTCAGGTAAAAGCTGATATCAGAATAAATATTCCTTTGGCAAAACAATTTACTTATCGTCTGAATTTATATGGAGGAATAACAATCGGTGAAAATCTTCCGGAATTCTATAAATATAAACTGGGAGGAATTTTTGAACAGAATGTAGTTAATTTCAGAAGTTTTGCAGGATTTTATTTTGCACAGCTAAGCACTAACAACGTTGTTTTAGTATCTAATGATCTTCAGTTTAAATTCAACAAAAATTATTTCATAAGTGGAAACTTCTCTTTTGCGAACCTTTCCAACGATATAACTTTTGAAAACGCAGCTAAACTTAACTACAGTTCCCTGGGAATAACAGCAGGATATAAATCTCCGTTCGGACAAATTAAAATTAATTTCAGTCACTCTCTAAAAAATAATCAAAAAGGCATATTCAGTGTAATACTAGGACACTGGTTTTAA